In Planococcus shixiaomingii, the DNA window GGATGGCCTGGCAATGCATGCTCGAGCATGCGCTGCTGTGCATAGCGTGTCTTTTCATCAAACAACGATTCGATCCGTTGCTTAATGGCACTTTTTTCACGTTCGAAAATAGATGGTTTGAATAAGCCATCTTCAAAATTCGGCTTGAACAAAACGATATACATCAAGTTCATCACTTTTTCCAAAACGCCGGTTTCCGACAAATACTCATCATTTACCGTTTCCACATTCAACGTGACAATATGCTCATTCCCTCTTTTGGAAGAATCCATATACAAAGAAGTGCCATACAAGTCATCAAGTACCATCCGCAAAGCGGTATGAGAAGGGTAGACTTCGTTGCTGTGCTGAAGCACATTAGCCAAAATTGACCGCGCCGACGCTTTTTCCTTCGTCAATTTATCTTTAAATCGGATTGAAAAATTTATCGTCTTAAATTGTGTAGTTTCATTAACGTGCACATTTACGCCTTTAGCAATATTTATAGTTTGAAACATGTAGAATCCCCTCTCATCGTTCATCTTCTAACTATACCGAACCCTTTCAACTAAATGCAAATAAAGAAAAGCGGAAACGGCCGTTCAGCCGGACTTATGCACGCTTAAAGAGAATTACGCACGCTCAGCGGAAAATACGCACGCTCAACGAGAAATACGCACGCTCAACGAGAAATACGCACGCTCCCTATTCCCCCTCCCCCGCTTTCTTTCCACGAAAAAAGCCGTCTCATCGACGGCTTTTTTCTGTGTATTAACGGTGCCCTTTGATATAAGGTTTTCCGCTCGCTTTTGGCGCATTCGCTCGGCCGATAAAACCGGCTAGCGCTAAAATAGTGAGCACGTAAGGAAGAATCAATAAAAAGACACTCGGTATTTCTTTGATGTACGGAATTGACGGACCGACAATACTTAAGGACTGGGCAAAACCAAAGAAGATCGCTGCCCCCATCGCCCCAAGCGGATGCCATTTACCGAAAATCATTGCCGCAAGCGCCATAAATCCTTGTCCGTTAATGGTCGCATGCCCGAAATCGCCTGAAATGGTTTGTGCATAGATCGCGCCGCCGATACCAGCCAAAGCCCCAGATATCATAACTGCAATATAGCGCATTCTGCTTACATTGATCCCCATTGTATCTGCAGCCATCGGGTGTTCCCCGACTGAGCGAAGACGCAGGCCGAATGGTGTTTTATAAATGACGAACCAAGCAACAAAGGCGATGACGATGGCCAAAATAGATGTATTATAAACAGATTTGAAGAACATCGGCCCTAATACTGGAATGTCTTGCAAAAATGGCACGTTGTATCGCCCAAAACGTTCCGTGATGAAATCAGTCTGTCCTTTGTCGAAAATTTTCTGTACCAAGTATATTGATAAGGCGATGGCCAACAAGTTGATGGCAACCCCTGATACGACTTGGTCGGCGCGGAAGGAAATTGAAGCGACCGCGTGAAACAGTGACAGAAGCAAAGCAGCTGCCATTGCAGCAACTAAAGCTAACCACGGAGTAGCATTGCCGAACGTATCTGCAAAAAACAAGTTAAACAAAATACCGATAAAAGCTCCGATAACCATAAGTCCTTCAAGCCCGATATTGACGACTCCCGATCTTTCCGAGAATACTCCGCCAATCGCCACTAGAATAAGTGGAGCTGCGTAAAATATTGCTGAAGGAACGATGAAATACAAAACTTCCAAGAAACTCATATTACTTCGCCTCCTTCTTTTTAGCTGCCCGCAGCAAGAATAAGCGGATGATGTAGCCGGACGCTACGAAGAAAATAATAACCGCGATGACGATTTCCACGATTTCGATTGGAATTCCGGCAGCATTTGGCATATTCAAAGCACCGTATTTTAAAGAACCAAACAAGGTTGCTCCGAAAATTACTCCAAGCGGTGTATTCATACCTAGTAAGGCAACCGCGATACCGTCAAATCCGATGCCGGTAAATCCGCCCTTGGACGAAACGTATTGGAACGTTCCTAATGCTTCCATCGCTCCTGCAAGTCCTGCAAAAGCACCGGAAATAACCATGGCCAAAATAATGTTTTTATTTACATTCATC includes these proteins:
- a CDS encoding ABC transporter permease, whose product is MSFLEVLYFIVPSAIFYAAPLILVAIGGVFSERSGVVNIGLEGLMVIGAFIGILFNLFFADTFGNATPWLALVAAMAAALLLSLFHAVASISFRADQVVSGVAINLLAIALSIYLVQKIFDKGQTDFITERFGRYNVPFLQDIPVLGPMFFKSVYNTSILAIVIAFVAWFVIYKTPFGLRLRSVGEHPMAADTMGINVSRMRYIAVMISGALAGIGGAIYAQTISGDFGHATINGQGFMALAAMIFGKWHPLGAMGAAIFFGFAQSLSIVGPSIPYIKEIPSVFLLILPYVLTILALAGFIGRANAPKASGKPYIKGHR